In Deltaproteobacteria bacterium, a genomic segment contains:
- a CDS encoding type II toxin-antitoxin system HicA family toxin produces MGRLSGFRYREIIRRLRALGFCFDRQAAGSHEIWYNAETQKFTTIPNHPGEMPEGTLRAILKQAGVDPDAFLSV; encoded by the coding sequence ATGGGGCGGCTTTCCGGATTTCGATATCGCGAGATTATTCGCCGACTTCGTGCGTTGGGCTTTTGTTTTGACCGCCAAGCGGCCGGAAGCCATGAAATCTGGTATAATGCAGAGACGCAAAAATTTACAACGATCCCCAATCATCCAGGTGAAATGCCGGAGGGGACACTTCGAGCGATCCTGAAACAGGCAGGAGTTGATCCGGATGCGTTTCTTTCAGTTTGA
- a CDS encoding DUF1902 domain-containing protein, with amino-acid sequence MERMIRLHIEQLPGGMYLATSDEVQGLVAQGRTIAETLDIARDVARRLLEAQAEYSVSSCEQPRIQRAFDLQIVVGC; translated from the coding sequence ATGGAACGAATGATCCGTTTGCATATCGAGCAGTTGCCAGGGGGAATGTATCTGGCAACGTCGGATGAGGTACAGGGGCTTGTGGCTCAAGGCCGAACAATCGCCGAGACATTGGATATTGCTCGCGACGTGGCCAGACGGCTGCTCGAAGCGCAGGCTGAATACAGCGTGTCAAGCTGTGAGCAGCCACGCATCCAACGCGCGTTCGATCTTCAGATTGTCGTTGGTTGTTGA
- the xrtD gene encoding VPLPA-CTERM-specific exosortase XrtD gives MGVGDECQIGTQGACMPRINWLGWGTGFVVLAGVYHSALWRLVAHDWQRTDFDYCYLVPLVSLYLIWERSTDLARLPSRPSWGGILAFLGAVFFLLLGELGGEFLSLYLSFWLALFGLCWTILGWRKLSVILFPVCFLLTAFPPPNYLYGRLTLGMQLLSTRLGVDVLHILGIPAFREGNVIDLGFTQLEVVAACSGLRFLIPLIIVGMILTYYFREKWWKRALLMASTLPLAIAMNGLRIGVTGILTRAHGPRFAEGSAHDLMGWIMFVISTLVLLGFMRLLTTRGLPTTPPRSYQCGPASPTSSLLPRLGVGLLLLPMVFGFLRYRDMSPRIMPKAGNLDEFPTVLGEWTGRKTALEAKFITALHFTDYVQIDYRDPSGRTVDFYVAWYESQSKGESIHSPETCLRGGGWSFERTGSEEVNVPGYGPVRVNRSLLEQSGQRMLAYFWFPVRGRFLTNGVELKIHTLLGALTERRTDGALVRLITPLGPDEAETDGAKRLTAFMSQALPLLDKILPGA, from the coding sequence ATGGGAGTTGGCGATGAATGTCAAATAGGAACACAAGGAGCGTGTATGCCGCGTATCAATTGGCTGGGCTGGGGGACTGGGTTTGTTGTTTTGGCGGGAGTATACCATTCCGCCCTATGGCGGCTGGTGGCTCACGACTGGCAACGAACGGACTTCGATTACTGCTACCTCGTCCCTCTTGTCAGCCTTTATTTGATTTGGGAACGCTCAACGGATTTGGCCCGACTGCCATCCCGTCCTTCCTGGGGCGGCATCCTGGCCTTCCTGGGGGCCGTATTCTTCCTTCTGCTGGGCGAATTGGGTGGGGAATTTCTGTCCCTGTATCTGTCCTTCTGGCTGGCCTTGTTCGGACTCTGCTGGACGATCCTGGGCTGGCGCAAGCTCTCGGTCATCCTTTTTCCCGTCTGCTTCCTGCTGACCGCCTTTCCGCCCCCAAACTACCTGTATGGCCGCCTGACTCTGGGCATGCAGCTCCTGTCCACCCGGCTGGGAGTGGATGTCTTGCACATCCTGGGCATTCCGGCCTTTCGGGAGGGAAACGTCATTGACCTTGGATTCACGCAACTTGAAGTCGTGGCGGCATGCTCAGGCCTGCGTTTTCTCATCCCGCTCATTATCGTCGGCATGATCCTGACCTACTATTTCCGGGAAAAATGGTGGAAACGGGCTCTGCTCATGGCCTCGACCCTGCCCCTGGCCATCGCCATGAACGGATTGCGCATCGGCGTGACCGGGATTTTGACCCGCGCCCATGGGCCACGCTTCGCCGAGGGCTCGGCCCACGACCTGATGGGCTGGATCATGTTCGTCATCTCCACCCTCGTTTTGTTGGGATTCATGCGCCTGCTGACCACGCGCGGTCTGCCCACGACCCCGCCACGCAGTTATCAGTGCGGCCCGGCCAGTCCGACATCTTCCCTGCTTCCGCGCCTGGGCGTTGGCCTGCTCCTGCTGCCGATGGTGTTTGGTTTTTTGCGCTACCGCGATATGTCGCCACGGATCATGCCCAAAGCGGGCAACCTGGATGAATTTCCGACCGTTCTGGGCGAATGGACTGGTCGAAAAACAGCTCTCGAAGCCAAATTCATCACGGCCCTACATTTCACGGATTACGTCCAGATCGATTACCGCGACCCCAGTGGACGGACCGTGGATTTTTATGTCGCGTGGTACGAGTCGCAGAGCAAGGGAGAATCCATCCACTCGCCGGAAACCTGTCTGCGCGGCGGCGGCTGGTCTTTCGAGCGAACAGGTTCCGAGGAAGTCAATGTGCCGGGATATGGTCCCGTGCGCGTCAACCGCAGCCTGCTCGAACAGTCTGGACAACGCATGCTGGCCTATTTCTGGTTTCCGGTGCGCGGCCGATTCCTGACCAACGGGGTGGAGCTCAAAATTCACACCTTGCTTGGGGCTCTGACGGAGCGCCGCACCGATGGAGCCCTGGTCCGCCTCATCACGCCATTGGGTCCGGACGAAGCCGAAACGGACGGCGCCAAGCGCCTGACCGCCTTCATGTCTCAGGCGCTGCCGCTCTTGGACAAAATTCTGCCAGGGGCCTGA
- the greA gene encoding transcription elongation factor GreA: protein MSRIPISVDGFKRLEKELEELKKERPAIIQAIKEAREEGDLRENAGYDAARERQGLLEARISHIESRMIQFDIIDIDTLHSDKVVFGATVTMEDMETGERKTYTLLGPDEADHTKGTISIASPVGKALLGKSEGDEISVQVPRGRVDYEIVAVNFHGTAGLK, encoded by the coding sequence ATGAGCAGGATTCCCATTTCAGTTGATGGCTTCAAGCGTTTGGAAAAGGAATTGGAAGAACTCAAGAAGGAGCGACCGGCCATCATCCAGGCCATCAAGGAGGCCCGAGAGGAAGGCGACCTGCGCGAGAATGCGGGCTACGACGCGGCCAGGGAGCGCCAAGGTCTTTTGGAAGCCCGCATCAGCCACATTGAGTCCCGGATGATCCAATTCGACATCATCGACATCGATACCTTGCACAGCGACAAGGTCGTTTTCGGCGCCACGGTGACCATGGAGGACATGGAAACCGGAGAGCGCAAAACGTATACGTTGTTGGGCCCGGACGAGGCCGACCACACCAAGGGGACGATTTCCATCGCATCGCCAGTGGGCAAGGCCCTGCTCGGGAAGAGCGAAGGGGACGAAATCTCCGTGCAGGTGCCACGTGGCCGGGTGGATTACGAGATTGTTGCTGTGAATTTTCATGGAACGGCCGGCTTGAAATAG
- a CDS encoding VacJ family lipoprotein, which translates to MSNRLFCVVFLVLSLALCGAGCAKKVASSAGGMNPPASDGAENGGPDESSTDDFAPSDTRVHPDSLEKLNRKVFSFNDVLISYVFTPVHTVYAGFFPPDMRNGFSNFYRNIAFPIRFVNALLQFKFDKMFKETASFVLNTTFGSAGFFNVTKNMASLQSSPEDFGQTLAFYGVGSGTYVVLPLLGPSSVRDTVGLVADSLLYPLTWVQPDTTKYAFTAHDKTNTISANMKTYQDIKAESLDHYTSMKDVYFQYRQGLEAE; encoded by the coding sequence ATGAGTAACCGATTGTTTTGCGTGGTTTTTCTGGTGCTGAGTCTGGCCCTGTGTGGCGCGGGATGCGCGAAAAAGGTGGCGTCTTCGGCCGGAGGGATGAACCCGCCGGCCTCGGATGGTGCCGAGAATGGCGGCCCGGATGAATCATCCACGGATGATTTCGCGCCAAGTGATACCCGCGTCCATCCGGATTCCCTGGAAAAACTCAATCGCAAGGTATTTTCCTTCAACGACGTCCTCATTTCGTATGTCTTTACCCCGGTGCACACGGTTTACGCCGGTTTTTTTCCTCCGGACATGCGCAATGGGTTTTCGAATTTTTATCGCAACATCGCCTTTCCCATACGTTTCGTGAACGCCCTGCTTCAGTTTAAGTTTGACAAGATGTTCAAGGAAACCGCGTCGTTCGTCTTGAATACAACCTTCGGCTCGGCCGGTTTCTTCAATGTGACCAAAAACATGGCCAGCCTCCAGTCCTCGCCCGAGGATTTCGGGCAGACCCTGGCCTTTTACGGCGTGGGATCCGGAACGTATGTCGTCCTGCCCTTGCTCGGGCCGTCCTCGGTGCGCGACACCGTTGGCCTGGTCGCGGACTCGTTGCTCTACCCCCTGACCTGGGTTCAGCCGGACACGACCAAATACGCCTTCACGGCCCACGACAAGACGAACACGATTTCGGCCAATATGAAGACCTATCAGGACATCAAGGCGGAGTCCCTTGATCACTATACCAGCATGAAGGACGTGTATTTTCAGTATCGACAAGGGTTGGAGGCGGAATAA
- a CDS encoding ABC transporter substrate-binding protein translates to MKFFALIFLLPTLAFASPSTPTAYIQANVDAVITILAETQGDSPAMREAQARRLSTLVDDFFDSEELSRRALGQYWRLFSPEQRVEFEGLFLKLIKQVYLRKSIAYNNEQVTVDQEIMKSDEWAEVFSTIVGANVRTKLIYYLKKRDSAWKVYDVSVENVSFVKNYRSQFQGILQNNPPAHLISILREKTNE, encoded by the coding sequence ATGAAGTTTTTTGCCCTGATATTCTTGTTGCCGACCCTGGCTTTCGCCTCGCCCTCGACTCCGACGGCGTATATTCAGGCCAATGTTGACGCCGTCATCACCATCCTCGCCGAAACCCAGGGGGATTCTCCGGCCATGCGCGAGGCCCAGGCCCGGCGACTGTCAACCCTGGTCGATGATTTTTTTGACTCCGAAGAGCTCTCCCGACGGGCACTGGGACAGTATTGGCGTCTTTTTTCGCCGGAACAGCGGGTGGAGTTCGAAGGCTTGTTTTTAAAATTGATCAAACAGGTTTATTTGCGGAAATCCATCGCCTATAACAACGAGCAGGTCACCGTTGATCAGGAAATCATGAAGTCCGACGAATGGGCCGAGGTTTTTTCGACCATTGTCGGGGCCAATGTACGCACCAAGTTGATTTATTACCTCAAAAAGCGCGACTCGGCCTGGAAGGTGTATGATGTATCCGTGGAAAACGTCAGTTTTGTTAAGAATTATCGCTCCCAATTCCAGGGAATTTTGCAGAACAACCCACCCGCGCACCTGATTTCCATATTGAGGGAGAAAACCAATGAGTAA
- the mlaD gene encoding outer membrane lipid asymmetry maintenance protein MlaD, with protein sequence MKNSSLQTTVGVFVIIGLACVAYLTLTLASTTLFSRGQYHLTAKFSAVNGLRVGSNVEISGVYVGKVARIDLDQQLYQAEVTMQIQDEVAVPSDSTASVKTSGLIGDKYISITPGGSDEILAHNGVIMDTQAAVDIEDLISKYVFGSVNK encoded by the coding sequence ATGAAGAATAGTTCCCTTCAAACCACGGTCGGCGTTTTTGTGATCATCGGCTTGGCCTGCGTGGCGTACCTGACCCTGACCCTGGCCAGCACGACTCTTTTTTCACGGGGGCAATATCACCTGACGGCCAAGTTTTCAGCCGTGAATGGCCTTCGTGTCGGAAGCAACGTCGAAATTTCGGGTGTATACGTGGGCAAGGTGGCCCGTATTGACCTCGATCAGCAGTTGTATCAGGCCGAAGTGACCATGCAAATTCAAGACGAGGTCGCGGTCCCTTCGGATTCGACGGCCTCGGTCAAGACCAGCGGCCTGATCGGAGACAAGTACATCAGCATTACCCCCGGGGGGAGCGACGAAATTCTCGCCCATAACGGTGTGATCATGGATACGCAGGCCGCGGTTGATATCGAGGACCTCATCTCAAAATATGTCTTTGGAAGTGTGAACAAATGA
- a CDS encoding ATP-binding cassette domain-containing protein — translation MSTPLIQLQHISKAFGSRVVLDGVSLDIEKNAITAIIGKSGVGKSVLVKHIIGLIEPDAGEIIFDGVSYSAITRKEFSKIKDRCSYMFQHNALFDSLTVFENIALPLREKSAFKEQEIRDKVAFRIDQLDLGEVAGIYPKQISGGMQKRVALARALITEPEIIFFDEPTTGLDPIRKNSVFSMIHHYHQRLNFTAVIITHDVPDIFYIAHRVHILDEGKIVFSGTPIELEQSNHPALYLYTHGQDLLVDDITGLRSRLALSEKFTELLSTLDPASPRYCFALRIRGLHEMIDFRGNLFAHGLIQDVARFLGSLDDAAIFTGAYSRGVFLIFARIEDKAAVLALVHELKAYFGQGVAQSTFRENDLALEIGCSPMAKDDDMHALVRKTLNTAKQLA, via the coding sequence ATGTCAACGCCACTTATTCAACTGCAACATATCTCCAAGGCCTTTGGCTCCCGTGTCGTGCTGGATGGCGTCTCTCTTGATATCGAGAAGAATGCCATCACGGCCATTATCGGCAAAAGTGGTGTCGGCAAGAGTGTTCTTGTCAAGCACATCATCGGTCTGATCGAACCGGACGCGGGGGAAATCATTTTTGACGGGGTTTCGTATTCCGCCATCACGCGCAAGGAGTTTTCGAAGATCAAGGACAGATGCAGCTATATGTTCCAGCATAACGCCCTGTTCGATTCCTTGACGGTTTTCGAGAATATCGCCCTGCCGTTGCGGGAAAAATCCGCGTTCAAGGAGCAGGAAATCCGGGACAAGGTCGCCTTCCGGATCGACCAGCTGGATCTGGGCGAGGTGGCCGGCATCTATCCAAAGCAGATTTCCGGTGGAATGCAGAAGCGCGTCGCCTTGGCCCGGGCCCTGATCACCGAGCCGGAAATCATTTTTTTTGACGAGCCGACCACGGGCCTGGATCCCATTCGGAAAAATTCCGTTTTTTCCATGATCCATCATTATCATCAGCGTTTGAATTTCACAGCCGTGATCATTACGCACGATGTTCCGGACATTTTTTACATCGCCCACCGGGTGCATATCCTTGACGAGGGAAAAATCGTGTTTTCCGGAACGCCCATCGAACTGGAGCAATCCAATCATCCGGCCTTGTATTTGTACACCCACGGGCAGGATTTGCTCGTGGATGATATTACCGGCCTTCGGAGCAGGCTGGCTCTTTCGGAAAAATTCACGGAATTGCTGTCAACACTGGATCCCGCCTCTCCCCGGTACTGTTTCGCGCTGCGTATCAGGGGCTTGCACGAGATGATTGATTTTCGGGGAAATCTTTTCGCCCACGGACTCATCCAGGATGTGGCGCGTTTTTTGGGTTCCTTGGATGACGCGGCGATTTTTACCGGGGCCTATTCCAGGGGTGTTTTTTTGATTTTTGCCCGTATCGAGGACAAGGCCGCGGTATTGGCCTTGGTTCATGAGCTCAAAGCGTATTTTGGCCAAGGAGTCGCTCAGTCCACTTTTCGCGAGAACGATCTCGCCTTGGAAATCGGTTGCTCGCCCATGGCCAAGGACGATGACATGCACGCCCTTGTGCGGAAAACCCTGAACACGGCAAAACAATTGGCGTAA
- a CDS encoding ABC transporter permease: MLKSISALPALLGEKVTQLAGTVGLWAIFSCSSLAHVFSLRNMLPKILYNIHFIGFKSLNIIVLVAFFTGMVLGLQGYYTLIKFSAEGMLGVAVALSLVRELGPVLTAIMLIGRAGSSITAEIGIMRISEQIDALATMNIDPVRYLVTPKMIAAFICFPLLTAVFDCVGILGGYFSSVLLSSRSGIFFSKIQSSLLLSDITGGFIKSVVFSFIVISITCFCGYYTHLNQGSAGAQGVSNSTTSAVVQSCVYVLIADYVITSFLM, encoded by the coding sequence ATGTTGAAATCAATTTCGGCCTTGCCCGCCCTCCTTGGGGAAAAGGTTACGCAACTGGCTGGAACTGTCGGATTGTGGGCCATCTTTTCCTGTTCGAGCTTGGCGCATGTTTTTTCCCTCAGGAACATGCTTCCGAAAATTCTGTATAATATTCACTTTATTGGATTCAAATCGCTCAACATTATTGTCCTGGTGGCATTTTTCACCGGGATGGTTCTGGGCCTGCAGGGCTATTACACCCTGATCAAATTCAGCGCCGAGGGCATGCTCGGCGTGGCCGTGGCCTTGTCCTTGGTCCGGGAACTCGGCCCGGTTCTGACGGCCATCATGCTCATTGGTCGCGCCGGTTCGAGCATTACCGCGGAAATCGGCATCATGCGCATCTCCGAGCAGATCGACGCCCTGGCCACGATGAACATCGACCCGGTCCGATATCTGGTCACGCCCAAGATGATCGCCGCGTTTATCTGTTTTCCCTTGTTGACAGCGGTGTTTGATTGCGTGGGGATTCTTGGCGGCTATTTTTCCTCCGTGCTGCTCAGTTCCCGTTCCGGGATTTTTTTCAGCAAGATACAATCAAGCCTGCTGCTTTCCGACATCACCGGCGGGTTTATCAAGTCCGTGGTGTTTTCCTTTATCGTGATCAGCATCACGTGTTTTTGCGGCTATTACACGCATTTGAATCAAGGCAGCGCTGGCGCCCAGGGCGTCAGTAATTCCACGACATCGGCCGTGGTGCAGTCGTGTGTATATGTATTGATCGCCGACTACGTCATAACCTCGTTTTTGATGTGA
- a CDS encoding pyridoxamine kinase has translation MQTVIQRVAAVHDLSGFGGGSLSAVIPILSVMGIQVCTLPTAILSTHTGGFTDFHFRDLTEDMPLIVAHWRRLKLSFAGIYSGFLGSPTQIGIVKELIRDFSQGSPLIVVDPVLGDDGMLYETMTSDMVLEMRRLVACADVITPNITEAAFLLGAAPVSSIAMAELKQWVRGLADMGPRCVIITSVPEDEGRGTSVIALDRSTGRFWKVSCPYIPAHYPGTGDIFASVITGSLLQGDSLPLSLDRAVQFVSMAIRATFGYDFPERDGVFLERVLPSLNAPVSLSSYELI, from the coding sequence GTGCAAACAGTAATTCAGCGTGTCGCTGCGGTGCACGACCTGTCCGGGTTTGGAGGAGGGTCCCTGTCCGCGGTCATCCCGATTCTTTCGGTGATGGGCATCCAGGTTTGCACCTTGCCGACCGCCATTTTGTCGACCCACACCGGGGGCTTCACCGATTTCCATTTTCGCGACTTGACCGAGGACATGCCGCTTATCGTGGCGCATTGGCGACGCTTGAAACTGTCGTTTGCCGGTATTTATTCTGGTTTTCTCGGGTCGCCCACCCAGATTGGCATCGTGAAGGAGCTGATTCGGGATTTCTCCCAGGGCAGTCCCTTGATTGTTGTCGATCCAGTCCTGGGTGACGACGGGATGCTCTACGAGACCATGACCTCGGACATGGTCCTGGAAATGCGGCGCCTGGTGGCCTGCGCCGACGTGATCACGCCCAACATCACCGAGGCGGCCTTTTTGCTCGGCGCGGCTCCTGTTTCGTCCATCGCCATGGCCGAGCTCAAGCAGTGGGTGCGCGGATTGGCGGATATGGGCCCACGGTGCGTCATTATCACCAGCGTGCCCGAGGACGAGGGCCGGGGCACTTCGGTCATCGCCCTTGACCGATCGACCGGACGCTTCTGGAAGGTCTCCTGCCCATATATTCCCGCCCACTACCCCGGCACGGGCGATATTTTCGCCAGCGTGATCACGGGGTCCCTGTTGCAGGGCGATTCCCTGCCCCTGTCTCTGGACCGGGCCGTGCAATTCGTGTCCATGGCCATCCGGGCGACTTTTGGATACGATTTTCCGGAACGGGATGGCGTTTTTTTGGAACGCGTTCTCCCTAGTCTGAACGCCCCGGTTTCCCTGAGCAGCTACGAACTCATATGA
- a CDS encoding integration host factor subunit beta, producing the protein MNKSELIQSLADKIKVSNDEAAGIVDTFFDSMRDALLRGDRVEIRGFGSFKIKQYEGYVGRNPKTGESVQVKPKKMPFFKAGKGLLDYLNS; encoded by the coding sequence ATGAATAAAAGTGAGCTTATTCAGTCTCTTGCCGACAAAATCAAGGTTTCAAACGATGAAGCGGCGGGAATTGTCGATACCTTTTTCGACTCCATGCGGGACGCCCTGCTCCGTGGCGATCGGGTTGAAATCAGGGGCTTTGGGAGCTTCAAGATCAAACAATACGAGGGATATGTCGGCCGCAATCCAAAAACGGGTGAGTCCGTGCAGGTCAAGCCGAAAAAAATGCCGTTTTTCAAGGCGGGCAAGGGCCTTCTGGACTATCTCAATAGCTAG